One genomic segment of Pseudonocardia sp. T1-2H includes these proteins:
- a CDS encoding nitrile hydratase accessory protein: protein MTDTPAPLAVDGPAAPPRSNGELVFAEPWEGRAFGMAVTLHAAGAFAWEKFQAALIRRIAAWEQGHPEGECWSYYTQWLAALEDVLTADGTVAEGEVAARAGALAERPAGYDHADHDDRTGHGHGHGH, encoded by the coding sequence ATGACGGACACGCCGGCCCCACTGGCGGTCGACGGCCCTGCCGCCCCGCCCCGGTCCAACGGCGAGCTCGTCTTCGCGGAGCCGTGGGAGGGCCGCGCCTTCGGCATGGCCGTCACCCTGCACGCCGCGGGCGCGTTCGCCTGGGAGAAGTTCCAGGCAGCACTGATCCGGCGCATCGCAGCCTGGGAGCAGGGCCATCCGGAGGGCGAGTGCTGGAGCTACTACACGCAGTGGCTCGCCGCCCTGGAGGACGTCCTGACCGCGGACGGCACCGTGGCGGAGGGTGAGGTCGCCGCCCGCGCCGGCGCGCTGGCCGAGCGGCCCGCGGGGTACGACCACGCGGACCACGACGACCGGACGGGGCACGGGCACGGCCACGGCCACTGA
- the nthA gene encoding nitrile hydratase subunit alpha produces MTTSGSEAESAPRPSPSLRTEALEQLLTERGLVDPSVMDKFIANYETNVGPLNGAKVVAKAWTDPEYRQRLLKEGTSAIEELGFAGPQGEHIVVVENTPTVHNVTVCTLCSCYPWPVLGLPPSWYKDPAYRARVVREPRTVLSEMGLDLADDVEIIVRDSSSEVRWLVLPERPAGTEDLTEEELIPLITRDALVGVAKVQGPA; encoded by the coding sequence GTGACCACCTCCGGATCTGAAGCCGAGTCCGCCCCGCGCCCGTCGCCCTCGCTGCGCACCGAGGCACTCGAGCAGCTGCTCACCGAGCGGGGACTGGTGGACCCGTCCGTCATGGACAAGTTCATCGCCAACTACGAGACGAACGTGGGCCCGCTCAACGGCGCGAAGGTCGTCGCCAAGGCGTGGACCGATCCCGAGTACCGGCAGCGCCTGCTCAAGGAGGGCACGAGCGCCATCGAGGAGCTCGGGTTCGCCGGCCCGCAGGGCGAGCACATCGTGGTCGTCGAGAACACGCCCACCGTCCACAACGTCACGGTCTGCACCCTGTGCTCGTGCTACCCGTGGCCGGTCCTGGGGCTGCCGCCGTCCTGGTACAAGGACCCGGCCTACCGGGCCAGGGTCGTGCGCGAGCCGCGCACCGTCCTCTCCGAGATGGGTCTCGACCTGGCGGACGACGTCGAGATCATCGTCCGGGACTCCAGCAGCGAGGTCCGCTGGCTGGTCCTCCCGGAGCGTCCGGCGGGCACCGAGGACCTGACCGAGGAGGAGCTGATCCCGCTGATCACCCGGGATGCGCTGGTGGGGGTGGCGAAGGTGCAGGGTCCGGCATGA
- a CDS encoding MSMEG_0565 family glycosyltransferase codes for MTPDSARVVLVTHSTKPRGGFVHTLGLAEALHRQGHPVHLVALGDPSAGLFRPTDVPHTVLPGPTKTGTTLDERVFAAIDTLHAGLADLPGRVDVLHAQDCIAARAAARVRDAGRPVTVVRTVHHVDDFTTRALVDCQRAAIREPDVVLVVSEQWRGILRDEYGRTAEVVPNGVDLSRFPAPAEAARLALRERIGAGPDAARGRFVLLAVGGIEPRKGTLHAFRALGRLKAEGLDPVLAIVGGHSFQDYTAYRDAALAALPGLGLTLGEDVVQLGTVSDAELAGWYHAADALSFPSVKEGWGLVVLEALAAGLPVVASDLPVFREYLTDGRSALLPAVADEVALAAAMRRMITDEPLRARLVAGGREILPRYTWEASAARHQAVYAGVRRTAPVR; via the coding sequence GTGACTCCCGATTCCGCGCGGGTCGTCCTGGTGACGCACTCGACGAAGCCGCGCGGCGGGTTCGTGCACACCCTCGGCCTGGCCGAGGCGCTGCACCGGCAGGGACATCCGGTACACCTCGTCGCGCTCGGGGACCCGTCGGCGGGGTTGTTCCGGCCGACGGACGTGCCGCACACCGTCCTCCCGGGGCCGACGAAGACCGGCACCACGCTCGACGAGCGGGTCTTCGCCGCGATCGACACCCTCCACGCCGGGCTGGCGGACCTGCCCGGCCGGGTCGACGTGCTGCACGCGCAGGACTGCATCGCCGCCCGCGCGGCGGCCCGGGTCCGCGACGCGGGCCGCCCGGTGACGGTGGTGCGCACCGTCCACCACGTCGACGACTTCACGACGCGCGCACTCGTCGACTGCCAGCGTGCCGCGATCCGGGAACCGGACGTCGTGCTGGTGGTGAGCGAGCAGTGGCGAGGGATCCTGCGCGACGAGTACGGCCGCACCGCCGAGGTGGTCCCCAACGGGGTCGACCTCAGCCGGTTCCCCGCCCCCGCCGAAGCGGCGCGGCTGGCGCTGCGGGAGCGGATCGGGGCCGGTCCGGACGCTGCACGCGGACGGTTCGTGCTGCTCGCCGTCGGCGGGATCGAGCCGCGGAAGGGCACGCTGCACGCCTTCCGGGCGTTGGGCAGGCTCAAGGCCGAGGGGCTCGACCCGGTGCTCGCGATCGTCGGCGGGCACTCCTTCCAGGACTACACCGCCTACCGGGACGCGGCGCTGGCCGCGCTGCCGGGCCTGGGTCTGACCCTGGGCGAGGACGTCGTCCAGCTCGGCACGGTGAGCGACGCCGAGCTGGCCGGCTGGTACCACGCCGCGGACGCGCTGTCGTTCCCCTCGGTGAAGGAGGGCTGGGGCCTCGTCGTGCTGGAGGCGCTCGCCGCAGGCCTGCCCGTCGTGGCCTCGGACCTCCCGGTGTTCCGGGAGTACCTGACGGACGGGCGGAGCGCGCTGCTCCCGGCGGTGGCCGACGAGGTGGCCCTGGCGGCCGCGATGCGCCGGATGATCACAGACGAGCCGTTGCGTGCGCGGCTGGTGGCGGGCGGCCGCGAGATCCTGCCGCGCTACACGTGGGAGGCCAGCGCCGCCCGGCACCAGGCGGTCTACGCGGGAGTGCGGCGAACGGCGCCGGTCCGCTGA
- a CDS encoding oxamate carbamoyltransferase subunit AllH family protein translates to MRTVDVGLGARQVLAAPGVGRVVGVHRKALYLEFPAGLCAVTSCAAPPGPLHLRCTVLPPARCGHPVRADGRVLRGETWALGLTAPGWTGRLPPPAALGEVSTPREIAAVVPVLGGRGPGLTPEGDDLLAGLILVARAGGGPAVEAELVALAHSVPTNSIASAFLLWAARGQCIGPAHDVLGDLAGTRRDPGAASRLTAVGSSSGAALLAGLRLAASAGADGLSRALSTIGYDRLLS, encoded by the coding sequence GTGCGCACAGTGGACGTCGGCCTCGGCGCCCGGCAGGTGTTGGCCGCCCCGGGCGTCGGGCGGGTCGTGGGTGTGCACCGGAAGGCGCTCTACCTGGAGTTCCCGGCCGGTCTGTGCGCCGTGACGTCGTGTGCGGCCCCGCCCGGGCCGCTCCACCTCCGTTGCACCGTCCTTCCACCGGCCCGGTGCGGTCACCCCGTCCGTGCCGACGGCCGGGTACTCCGGGGCGAGACCTGGGCGCTGGGCCTGACGGCACCCGGCTGGACCGGGCGGCTTCCACCGCCCGCCGCGCTGGGCGAGGTCTCCACGCCGCGTGAGATCGCCGCGGTCGTGCCCGTGCTCGGGGGCCGGGGCCCCGGCCTGACCCCGGAGGGCGACGACCTCCTGGCGGGCCTGATCCTCGTCGCGCGAGCGGGCGGCGGTCCCGCCGTCGAGGCGGAGCTCGTCGCGCTCGCGCACTCGGTGCCCACCAACTCGATCGCCTCGGCCTTCCTGCTCTGGGCCGCACGGGGGCAGTGCATCGGGCCGGCGCACGATGTTCTCGGCGACCTCGCCGGAACCCGACGGGACCCCGGTGCGGCATCCCGGCTGACCGCCGTCGGCAGCAGCTCGGGCGCCGCGCTGCTCGCCGGCCTGCGCCTCGCGGCGTCTGCGGGAGCGGACGGCCTCTCGCGCGCTCTTAGTACTATCGGATACGATCGTCTCCTATCATAA
- a CDS encoding BTAD domain-containing putative transcriptional regulator — protein sequence MTERAANPDWIIQRKITPPPLDGTVTRRPRVEALLARLVEQHRTVFVYASAGAGKTTAVLQTAERLDRPLVWLDLDTTDVATGRLLVYLEAALARQVPGVRGVAGGALAANLAHPEVAGLLAEAVEGSDVLVVLDDAERLAESPAALGVVGSFARYLPASARLVLLSRVELSFGTGFGFGPWAAAVGEEDLALTVQEATDALARTGRPDVDPVEALIETGGWLTGVLFEAWRSTDHVIGLGGEADPLHGYLATQILDQLGEADRDFLVTTAVLQEVTAPAAEALGLSAASSRMHSLRGMRLPVSWDGGGIRMRCHPRFREFLLRRLSRRGDAEVRRLRQVHARLQLAAGHDEEAVEEFLAAECLDEAMSVVQPVLERVIERTDFAMAERWLARLAPVRREHHVELAGAELMLAVVREDFAAGVRLADRLHDAGHRDELAKTSGRAAGLMAWCYLHAGRPADMQAVVDSGLPGPDLDAARYAMLLVDTGRSAADDVDPALGALTGGPMDALVMRAHFDLGRLGEMTTRPSSPWAVRAAESWMVSGLLATGRTAEAFELYHRLVDGDGAEHSVWLQALVGPRLMSEIGEPDAAWRLLREGRVQIAATGSALFDVYSRLIEAEFEVRLRKDTTAARRALRSVAAHPLARAYALVAENLAMLDGLVHLTEGDSAGAVARLRRAVTGMRQGGRLLHLPSAAVYLSEAEWRNGDEDAADAAADLALEAARGQGSPHFLLQALGEFPDVLARRLDLEVTADSPWHELGRSLISRVGGLGDVIGAAVHVTEFGRTAVTLNGQEAKPRLAKSVELLAFLANRPERDHVTRPQLLDALFDGRRDDSASSYLRQAILHLRKAVPDVLETEAGPGLVRLAPKVRVTSDSKRVVALLGQATSLRGEDRLRLLLDALEIADRGEYLPGIRSAWADERRLQLVEILKDVRYEAAEAAFATGALRRSDELLSAVLRADPAREAAWRLQMRLAHARGDSDRVLAAYRSCERALRELGAEPSATTCALLKDLRR from the coding sequence GTGACCGAGAGGGCGGCGAACCCTGACTGGATCATTCAGCGCAAGATCACCCCACCCCCTCTCGACGGCACGGTGACGCGCAGGCCGCGCGTCGAGGCGTTGCTCGCCCGGCTCGTCGAGCAGCACCGCACCGTCTTCGTGTACGCCTCGGCCGGGGCCGGGAAGACCACCGCCGTGCTGCAGACCGCCGAGCGTCTGGACCGCCCGCTGGTGTGGCTGGACCTCGACACCACGGACGTCGCGACCGGTCGGCTCCTCGTCTACCTGGAAGCCGCGCTCGCCCGGCAGGTCCCCGGGGTGCGCGGCGTGGCCGGTGGCGCGCTGGCCGCGAACCTCGCGCATCCGGAGGTGGCGGGGCTGCTCGCCGAGGCGGTGGAGGGCAGCGACGTCCTCGTGGTCCTCGACGACGCCGAGCGGCTCGCGGAGTCCCCGGCGGCGCTGGGCGTGGTGGGTTCCTTCGCTCGGTACCTGCCCGCATCCGCCCGGCTGGTGCTGCTCAGCAGGGTCGAGCTGTCGTTCGGCACCGGTTTCGGGTTCGGCCCGTGGGCGGCCGCGGTCGGGGAGGAGGATCTGGCGCTCACCGTGCAGGAGGCCACCGACGCGCTCGCCCGCACCGGGCGTCCGGACGTCGATCCGGTCGAGGCGCTGATCGAGACCGGTGGGTGGCTCACGGGTGTCCTCTTCGAGGCCTGGCGCTCGACGGACCACGTGATCGGGCTCGGCGGCGAGGCCGATCCGCTGCACGGCTACCTCGCGACCCAGATCCTCGACCAGCTCGGCGAGGCGGACCGGGACTTCCTCGTCACGACCGCCGTGCTGCAGGAGGTGACCGCGCCAGCGGCCGAAGCGCTGGGACTGTCCGCGGCGTCTTCACGCATGCACTCGTTGCGGGGAATGCGGTTGCCGGTGAGCTGGGACGGCGGCGGTATCCGGATGCGCTGCCATCCCCGGTTCCGGGAGTTCCTGCTGCGCAGGCTCTCCCGGCGGGGGGACGCGGAGGTACGCCGGCTCCGGCAGGTGCACGCGAGGCTGCAGCTCGCCGCCGGGCACGACGAGGAGGCCGTCGAGGAGTTCCTCGCCGCCGAGTGCCTCGACGAGGCGATGAGCGTCGTGCAGCCCGTGCTCGAGCGCGTCATCGAGCGGACGGACTTCGCGATGGCCGAGCGCTGGTTGGCCCGCCTGGCGCCGGTCCGCCGCGAACACCACGTGGAGCTGGCGGGGGCGGAGCTGATGCTGGCGGTGGTCCGTGAGGACTTCGCCGCCGGCGTGCGGCTCGCGGACCGGCTGCACGACGCGGGCCACCGCGACGAGCTGGCCAAGACCTCGGGACGCGCCGCAGGCCTGATGGCCTGGTGCTACCTGCACGCCGGCCGCCCGGCGGACATGCAGGCCGTGGTGGACTCCGGCCTCCCGGGACCGGACCTCGACGCCGCTCGCTACGCGATGCTGCTGGTGGACACCGGACGGAGCGCCGCCGACGACGTGGACCCCGCGCTCGGCGCCCTCACCGGGGGACCGATGGACGCCCTCGTCATGCGCGCGCACTTCGATCTCGGCCGGCTCGGCGAGATGACCACGCGGCCGTCCTCGCCCTGGGCTGTGCGGGCCGCCGAATCCTGGATGGTCAGCGGGCTGCTCGCGACCGGGCGCACCGCCGAGGCGTTCGAGCTGTACCACCGGCTGGTCGACGGCGACGGGGCCGAGCACAGCGTCTGGCTGCAGGCGCTGGTCGGGCCGCGGCTGATGAGCGAGATCGGCGAGCCCGACGCGGCATGGCGGTTGCTGCGCGAGGGGCGGGTGCAGATCGCCGCCACGGGCTCCGCGCTGTTCGACGTCTACAGCAGGCTCATCGAGGCGGAGTTCGAGGTGCGCCTCCGCAAGGACACGACGGCCGCACGCCGCGCGCTCCGCTCCGTCGCCGCGCATCCACTGGCCCGGGCCTACGCGCTGGTGGCGGAGAACCTCGCGATGCTCGACGGCCTGGTCCACCTGACCGAGGGAGACTCCGCCGGCGCGGTCGCACGACTCCGGCGTGCGGTGACCGGGATGCGCCAAGGAGGTCGGCTGCTCCACTTGCCGTCCGCCGCGGTCTACCTGTCGGAAGCCGAGTGGCGCAACGGCGACGAGGACGCCGCCGACGCCGCCGCCGATCTCGCGCTGGAGGCGGCGCGGGGCCAGGGCTCGCCCCACTTCCTGCTCCAGGCGCTCGGCGAGTTCCCCGACGTGCTGGCGCGGCGCCTCGACCTGGAGGTCACCGCCGACTCACCCTGGCACGAGCTCGGTCGCTCGCTGATCAGCAGGGTCGGGGGGCTGGGCGACGTGATCGGTGCCGCGGTGCACGTCACCGAGTTCGGTCGGACCGCCGTCACCCTCAACGGTCAGGAGGCGAAGCCGCGGCTGGCCAAGAGCGTCGAGCTGCTGGCGTTCCTCGCCAACCGTCCCGAGCGGGACCACGTCACGCGGCCCCAGCTGCTCGACGCCCTTTTCGATGGCCGCCGGGACGACTCCGCGTCGTCGTACCTGCGGCAGGCGATCCTGCACCTGCGCAAGGCGGTGCCGGACGTGCTCGAGACCGAGGCCGGGCCCGGGCTGGTGCGGCTCGCGCCGAAGGTGCGCGTCACCAGCGATTCGAAGAGGGTGGTCGCGCTGCTCGGGCAGGCGACGTCGCTGCGGGGCGAGGACCGGCTCCGCCTGCTCCTCGACGCGCTGGAGATCGCCGACCGCGGCGAGTACCTGCCCGGGATCCGCTCGGCCTGGGCCGACGAGCGTCGCCTGCAGCTCGTGGAGATCCTGAAGGACGTCCGGTACGAGGCGGCGGAGGCCGCGTTCGCAACCGGGGCGCTGAGGCGCTCCGACGAGCTCCTGTCCGCTGTGCTGCGCGCCGATCCCGCCCGGGAGGCGGCCTGGCGGCTGCAGATGCGCCTCGCTCACGCCCGGGGCGACTCCGATCGGGTGCTCGCCGCCTACCGGTCCTGTGAACGGGCGTTGCGCGAGCTCGGCGCCGAGCCGTCGGCCACGACGTGTGCGCTGCTCAAAGACCTGCGACGGTGA
- the nthB gene encoding nitrile hydratase subunit beta — MVGVDGIADLGGEDGWGPVSRPTPDEPVFAESWEGRAFALTLLTMGRVSGRNLDAFRHALERLDRPAYFDDGYYGRWLNAAELMLTDSAILAPGAVDARARRLRGDDVTEPEIPEAAKPDYAPTAAGSLRTVEEAPAFAVGDVVRAKDISPAGHTKLPRYVRGHTGIVEIIQPAHLLPDTHAHFLGENPQHVYSVRFDSHELWGADAETFGLTIELFESYLEPAP, encoded by the coding sequence GTGGTGGGCGTGGACGGGATCGCCGATCTGGGCGGCGAGGACGGCTGGGGGCCGGTGAGTCGACCGACGCCGGACGAGCCCGTGTTCGCCGAGTCGTGGGAGGGGCGCGCGTTCGCCCTGACCCTGCTCACCATGGGGCGGGTGTCCGGCCGGAACCTCGACGCGTTCCGGCACGCGCTCGAACGACTCGACCGGCCCGCCTACTTTGACGACGGCTACTACGGCCGCTGGCTCAACGCCGCCGAACTGATGCTGACCGACAGCGCGATCCTGGCCCCGGGCGCCGTGGACGCCCGCGCGCGACGCCTGCGGGGCGACGACGTGACCGAGCCCGAGATCCCCGAGGCGGCGAAGCCGGACTACGCCCCCACCGCGGCGGGCTCGCTGCGCACCGTCGAGGAGGCGCCCGCGTTCGCCGTCGGGGACGTCGTCCGCGCCAAGGACATCTCGCCCGCCGGGCACACCAAGCTGCCCCGTTACGTGCGGGGCCACACCGGGATCGTCGAGATCATCCAGCCGGCACACCTGCTGCCGGACACCCATGCCCACTTCCTGGGTGAGAACCCTCAGCACGTCTACTCGGTGCGCTTCGACTCCCATGAGCTGTGGGGCGCGGACGCCGAGACCTTCGGCCTGACCATCGAACTGTTCGAGAGCTACCTGGAGCCCGCCCCGTGA
- a CDS encoding DUF1116 domain-containing protein produces MPGLVLPETVEVVNVGLPMFADAVRTQGRPVQQVDWRIPANGDPAAIRALTILHADAAAGIDEANAEVVRRLDEGVPRLVGVSTVGEAVPGYEGRTILHCGPPLPYPEVCDPLQRSMRAAVVAEGWAADVAAAERLLRSGEVRLDAANHHDTVVPMASAVGPSQPVIVVENAEGGTRAYSSLNQGPGEVAWFGRDTDAAIARLRFLADTAGPAVASILDATGPLDLLAIAAQGITMGDDLHMRTQAATNLLARTWLPHIAALPDAARVPFAQYLAGNHLFFLNLAMAAAKSLQLHAEQVEGSSIVTTMSRNGTTFGIKLAGAPDWHLTEAPPIGEALYYSGFGPETSARDIGDSAVLELTGMGGPAAGGSAAVAAFLGGTMADAAAATEGFRAICAGTSSRFTLPPMGFAGTPLGVDVRKVVELGITPKVTTGILHVDAGTGQVGAGVATAPLECFTDALVALAGRIGPSAR; encoded by the coding sequence ATGCCCGGACTGGTCCTGCCGGAGACGGTGGAGGTCGTCAACGTCGGCCTCCCCATGTTCGCCGACGCCGTGCGAACGCAGGGCCGCCCCGTGCAGCAGGTCGACTGGCGGATCCCCGCGAACGGCGACCCGGCCGCGATCCGGGCCCTGACGATCCTCCACGCCGACGCCGCCGCCGGGATCGACGAGGCCAATGCGGAGGTGGTGCGGCGGCTCGACGAGGGGGTGCCCCGGCTCGTCGGGGTGTCGACCGTCGGCGAGGCGGTCCCCGGGTACGAGGGCCGCACGATCCTGCACTGCGGGCCGCCGCTGCCCTACCCCGAGGTGTGCGACCCGCTGCAGCGCTCGATGCGCGCAGCGGTCGTCGCCGAAGGATGGGCCGCGGACGTCGCGGCCGCCGAGCGGCTCCTACGCTCCGGTGAGGTTCGGCTGGATGCGGCCAACCACCATGACACCGTGGTACCGATGGCCAGCGCGGTGGGGCCCTCCCAGCCCGTGATCGTCGTGGAGAACGCCGAGGGCGGCACCCGCGCCTACTCCTCGCTCAACCAGGGGCCCGGCGAGGTGGCCTGGTTCGGCCGGGACACCGACGCCGCGATCGCCCGGCTCCGCTTCCTCGCGGACACCGCGGGCCCGGCCGTCGCGTCGATCCTGGACGCCACCGGCCCGCTCGACCTCCTGGCGATCGCCGCGCAGGGCATCACCATGGGCGACGACCTGCACATGCGCACGCAGGCCGCCACGAACCTGCTGGCCCGCACCTGGCTGCCGCACATCGCCGCCCTGCCCGACGCCGCCCGGGTCCCGTTCGCGCAGTACCTCGCGGGCAACCACCTCTTCTTCCTCAACCTGGCGATGGCGGCGGCGAAGTCCCTGCAGCTGCACGCCGAGCAGGTCGAGGGCTCGAGCATCGTCACCACGATGTCCCGCAACGGCACCACGTTCGGGATCAAGCTGGCCGGCGCGCCGGACTGGCATCTCACCGAGGCGCCGCCGATCGGCGAGGCGCTCTACTACTCCGGCTTCGGACCGGAGACCAGTGCGCGCGACATCGGCGACAGCGCGGTGCTGGAGCTGACCGGGATGGGCGGACCGGCCGCGGGCGGCTCCGCGGCCGTCGCCGCATTCCTCGGCGGGACGATGGCCGACGCCGCCGCCGCGACCGAGGGTTTCCGCGCGATCTGCGCCGGGACGAGCAGCCGGTTCACGCTGCCGCCCATGGGGTTCGCGGGCACGCCGTTGGGAGTCGACGTCCGGAAGGTCGTGGAGCTCGGCATCACCCCGAAGGTGACGACCGGGATCCTGCACGTCGACGCGGGCACCGGGCAGGTGGGCGCCGGCGTGGCGACCGCGCCCCTGGAGTGCTTCACCGACGCCCTCGTGGCCCTCGCCGGGCGGATCGGCCCGTCGGCCCGCTGA
- a CDS encoding metal-dependent hydrolase family protein, which yields MPGLIDAHCHMTYGESRSEEEIDLYTSPEARTLKAAFHAQKVLRSGVTGISQPGGSYYIGVALRDAIADGIVQGPRMTSAGRYLSTSNGLTDWYPDSVGVPEGSIGIVHNRLDDMIDEVRHQVKNGVDLIKLADSPYGDFQAFTTHEMTVLADLVHQLGKKITIHARGSAEVDAAVTAGVDWIMHGNIMSDETIAHLAESGIPLVPTLLLLANAGDWGHLVGAPVPLRDGMKRMLERSADTLHRAHAAGVPMVLGTDSGFSLTPYGVWHARELDLLMTYAGLTSLEAIRAGTANGARMLGLDGKIGTVAPGMIADLIVVNGDPVADITVLQRRDAIETVISGGAVVEFDEEAIARSWPHERGIGYSVTDLTYDVVHGADPRDLPPVDPFTVSPEQAHDLVSDLRRRERSAGSF from the coding sequence ATGCCCGGACTGATCGACGCCCACTGCCACATGACCTACGGGGAGTCGCGCTCCGAGGAGGAGATCGACCTCTACACGAGCCCCGAGGCCCGCACCCTCAAGGCGGCCTTCCACGCGCAGAAGGTGCTGCGCTCCGGCGTCACCGGAATCTCCCAGCCGGGCGGCAGCTACTACATCGGTGTCGCCCTGCGCGACGCGATCGCCGACGGCATCGTGCAGGGCCCCCGGATGACCTCCGCGGGGCGCTACCTCTCCACGAGCAACGGGCTCACCGACTGGTACCCCGACTCCGTCGGAGTTCCCGAGGGCTCCATCGGCATCGTCCACAACCGGCTCGACGACATGATCGACGAGGTCCGCCACCAGGTGAAGAACGGGGTGGACCTGATCAAGCTGGCGGACAGCCCCTACGGCGATTTCCAGGCGTTCACCACCCACGAGATGACCGTGCTCGCCGACCTCGTGCACCAGCTCGGCAAGAAGATCACCATCCACGCCCGCGGCTCCGCGGAGGTCGACGCCGCGGTCACGGCCGGGGTGGACTGGATCATGCACGGCAACATCATGAGCGACGAGACGATCGCCCACCTCGCGGAGTCGGGGATCCCGCTGGTCCCCACCCTGCTGCTGCTCGCCAACGCCGGCGACTGGGGGCACCTCGTCGGCGCGCCCGTCCCGCTCCGGGACGGGATGAAACGGATGCTGGAGAGGTCCGCGGACACGCTGCACCGCGCGCACGCCGCCGGTGTGCCGATGGTGCTCGGTACCGACAGCGGGTTCTCGCTCACCCCCTACGGCGTGTGGCACGCCCGCGAGCTCGACCTGCTCATGACCTACGCCGGGCTCACCTCGCTGGAGGCGATCCGGGCCGGAACCGCCAACGGCGCCCGCATGCTCGGGCTCGACGGGAAGATCGGAACCGTCGCGCCCGGGATGATCGCCGACCTGATCGTCGTGAACGGCGACCCCGTCGCGGACATCACCGTCCTGCAGCGCCGCGACGCCATCGAGACGGTCATCTCCGGCGGCGCGGTCGTCGAGTTCGACGAGGAGGCGATCGCCCGCTCGTGGCCGCACGAGCGGGGCATCGGCTACTCGGTCACCGACCTCACCTACGACGTCGTACACGGCGCCGACCCGCGGGACCTGCCGCCGGTCGACCCGTTCACCGTCTCCCCGGAGCAGGCCCACGACCTCGTCTCCGACCTCCGCCGGCGGGAACGGTCCGCCGGCAGCTTCTGA
- a CDS encoding alpha/beta fold hydrolase: MWIPGTGLHGTSWAPQTAHFADRHRCLTVDLRGAGSTGPLDGLTVADLAADVAGWMDAADVGPAVVVGLSLGSAVAQELALARPDLVRALGLVATWSSTAREHHIRRHFESRLYALEKGPLDVFAQFAFWMSAPAVVDREPDLQARVEALLAEHTSRNPEGTAAHFRADLAHETRDRLGTLTCPTLVVHGDQDLITLPWYNRDVAAAIPGARLETIVDAGHLSWLERPAELNALLEPFIIEHSPMPTRP, from the coding sequence GTGTGGATCCCCGGGACCGGCCTGCACGGGACCAGCTGGGCGCCGCAGACCGCGCATTTCGCCGACCGCCACCGCTGTCTGACCGTCGACCTCCGTGGCGCGGGCAGCACCGGCCCGCTCGACGGGCTGACCGTGGCCGACCTCGCCGCGGACGTCGCAGGGTGGATGGACGCCGCGGACGTCGGTCCGGCTGTGGTCGTGGGGCTCAGCCTCGGATCCGCGGTGGCGCAGGAACTCGCGCTCGCCCGACCTGACCTGGTCCGCGCCCTCGGCCTCGTCGCCACCTGGTCCTCGACGGCCCGGGAGCACCACATCCGGCGGCACTTCGAGTCCCGTCTCTACGCGCTGGAGAAGGGACCTCTGGACGTCTTCGCCCAGTTCGCGTTCTGGATGTCGGCCCCGGCCGTCGTCGACCGGGAACCCGACCTGCAGGCACGGGTGGAGGCGCTGCTCGCCGAGCACACCTCGCGGAACCCCGAGGGGACCGCCGCGCACTTCCGGGCCGACCTCGCCCACGAGACCCGCGACCGGCTCGGCACCCTGACCTGCCCGACCCTGGTCGTGCACGGGGACCAGGACCTCATCACGCTGCCCTGGTACAACCGGGACGTGGCCGCGGCGATCCCCGGCGCCCGGCTGGAGACGATCGTCGACGCCGGGCACCTCTCGTGGTTGGAACGGCCCGCAGAGCTGAACGCGCTGTTGGAGCCGTTCATCATCGAACACTCGCCCATGCCGACGCGTCCCTGA